Part of the Helicobacter bilis genome is shown below.
GCAAAAATAGCAAGTGCGATTACAAAAACTTGCGATTTCTATTTCTACAATCTGCAGATACTTTTTTAGAATCTTTTTTTGCAATTCTTTGTCTGTGATTGGTGTGCTTAATAGAGCGGTAGAATCTATTAGATTCTGTGTGTTGTATAGATTCCCTTCACTTCTTATGGCTCTATGAAGCTTTCTTTTAAAAGTAGCTGGCATATTTTTATAAACAGATTTTACAGCTTTATTCAGCATGGCTTATCCCTTCATTTAAAGTAAGCCGCAATTTACAAAAAAAAAAAAACAAATAGTTAATAAATATTTTTATATAAAGCAATATTACTTTGCCTATAAATACGCAATACCGATATCAAAAAAAGTAAAATCAAATGCCCTAAACATAAATGGATAATATAGAATCAAAAATAAGAAAAGTGAGAATATTATAGAAATAAAGGGTAGTCGTGAGTTAATGCGTATCCAACAATACGCAAGGGCTATGAAACCATAAAGTTCCATACAACCGCATTATTAAATACACCTATTTTGTTTAGTGAATTTGCTTATCTCCACAATCATAGAGATCAGCATACACTTTGTAAGAAATGATTTGCCCCCTATCTTCTGGGACATCTTCCCAATCTGTGCAATCCATTTCTTTAAGATGTGATTTTGGGATAACCTTGCCTTTTTTATCTACTGGATATGCTCGGCATTTCATTTGCTCTTTTGAAATGTGAATCATTACTTTCTGCCCATCTTTAATAGCATAAGTCAATTCGTTTTTCAAATCATTAATCGCACCCTGTCGTATCCTCTCTCTTGTAACATTGCTTACCTTTCCTCTCACCTCATCATGCCCTTCCATCTCACCAACAATCTTGCAATGATATGCCTTAGAGCTTGCCATAGTTATCCCTCGTGCATTTTCGCTCAATGCTTTTGGTTGAAATTCAGGTATATTTGGCTTTGGCTTCTCAAAACAACCTGATAAACTCATGCAAACACCTATACTACACCCTATCTGTATGCCAACCTTTACTATTTTGCAATACATATAACAAACCTTTAACTTGAATTTAAAAAACCTTTTACTTTGGAGAGCGTATTCTACAAAAAAAAAAAAACAAAGTCAAGCATGTTTTACTTTTATTTAACCAGGCACATGGTTTCTTATTGTTTATGTTGAACATTGTGTGATTGTAAAACATAATATTGGAATTTACTTCATGGCTACACCATACCAACCGACACAAGCTCTCCCCTTTTTAGCTTTGCGATATTTTCATGCAGGGCTTTTATTTGCTGGAATTTTAGACTAGATTCAATGGGTGAAATAGCAATTTTTGGTAGCATATCTTGTGCGTATTGGAGTAAGAATATACGCAATTGTTCTTTAAACTCTTCATCATTTAGAATCTTTGCTTTAGTTTTAAATCGCAAGGCATAGATTCTGTCGTTATCATAATCCTGATTACAAATGAGTTGAAATTCATGGCGATATGTTTGGAAATGCTCTTTTGTTAAAAAGTTGATTGCAAAGTAGAAATGCTCTTTATGTTCTAGCATATTATATAAAATGCTTTCTTCAGCAAAATTATTTGTGCTATCTTTTGGCATTTCTACATGATTTGTCTTTTGACTTTTTGTATCTAAATAAATGGGACTAATCTGTAATAATGACGCACATTTTTGCTTATACTCATCTTGCAAAAAGGGTGTAAGGGTATGCAAATATTCCTTGCAAGCTTTTAGTGCATTTTGCTTTTGCATGGGATTATTTATATCAAAATCTTTAATGATATGCCTTAGCACAAATTCCACAAAAGGCATTGCATTGTTGAGGGCATCTTTAAAAAGCTCGATTTTATTTTGTGCGATCATATCTGCTGGGTCTAGCCCATCTTGCAGCAAAATAACCCCGCCATCTTTACTATTTTGTGAGAGAAATTTTGCTGCTTTAAATGCAGCATTAATCCCTGCATTATCACCATCATAACACATGTATATTCGCGGATTATCCTTATTTAATAGATATAAATGTCCCTCGTTTAAGGCTGTCCCAAGTGTGGCTACCGCATTCTTAAATCCTGCTTGATGTAGCATAATCACATCAAGATAGCCTTCACATACAATAATGCTTTTTTGCTTATAAATCATCTGCTTTGCTAAATGATAGCCATATAGAATCTTTGATTTATTAAACACCTTGCTTTGTGGGGAATTAAGATATTTTGCCACATTTTTATCAGCACTCAAAGTCCTGCCACCAAAACCCACAACAACGCCTGTGCTTGAATGTATAGGGAAAATAATGCGATTTGCAAAACGCGCATAATCTCTGTCATTGCCTTGCGTTAAAACACCATATTCAACCGCTTCCTTGCGACTTAGCTTTTGCTCATCAAGAAAACGCAAGGTATCATAACTATTGCCACTATACCCTATCTCAAACTCATTGATAGAATCTTCATTAATAGCGCGTGAAAAAAGATACTGCAACATATCATTATGCTTGAAAAGCTTGTTGTGATAAAATAGGGCAAGAGAGGGCAAAAGATTACTTTTTTTTGTTTCAGCATAGCCTTTCTCATACGCCAATGCCACATTAAAAAGGGCGGCAATCTTTTGTGCGGCATCATGGAAAGATAATCGCTCATACTCCATGACAAAGCGGATTGCATTTCCACTTGCACCACACGCATGGCAATGATATAAGCCCTTTATCGCACTGATTGACATGCTAGGTGTCTTATCATCATGGAAAGGGCATAATGCCATAAAGTTTGCACCAACTTTTCGCACATCAATGTATTGTGTGATAACATCTACAATATCAATTGATTCATATAAATGGGCTAAACTTGCTTCTGTGAATCTTGCCATTTTATCCTTCTTTAATGTTTCTAAAATGATATTGTAGCTAGTTTTGGGTGAGATAACCCATATGTAGCATAAGTATAATGTAGTGAGATAAAAAATTTATTTTTTCAATGATTTATTTATGGCTTTGGCTATCTTTTAAGGCGATATATCTTAAAGAGTTCTTAAGATATATTAGAGATGTTAGATTAATCAATCTAGCATAAATCCGTATCACTAAAACTTCTTACTTGCCAATTGCGTGCTTACACTCTCTAC
Proteins encoded:
- the dnaG gene encoding DNA primase encodes the protein MARFTEASLAHLYESIDIVDVITQYIDVRKVGANFMALCPFHDDKTPSMSISAIKGLYHCHACGASGNAIRFVMEYERLSFHDAAQKIAALFNVALAYEKGYAETKKSNLLPSLALFYHNKLFKHNDMLQYLFSRAINEDSINEFEIGYSGNSYDTLRFLDEQKLSRKEAVEYGVLTQGNDRDYARFANRIIFPIHSSTGVVVGFGGRTLSADKNVAKYLNSPQSKVFNKSKILYGYHLAKQMIYKQKSIIVCEGYLDVIMLHQAGFKNAVATLGTALNEGHLYLLNKDNPRIYMCYDGDNAGINAAFKAAKFLSQNSKDGGVILLQDGLDPADMIAQNKIELFKDALNNAMPFVEFVLRHIIKDFDINNPMQKQNALKACKEYLHTLTPFLQDEYKQKCASLLQISPIYLDTKSQKTNHVEMPKDSTNNFAEESILYNMLEHKEHFYFAINFLTKEHFQTYRHEFQLICNQDYDNDRIYALRFKTKAKILNDEEFKEQLRIFLLQYAQDMLPKIAISPIESSLKFQQIKALHENIAKLKRGELVSVGMV